The sequence TTACCTATGATTAGGTTATCAATGCAAAGGACATtccaaataaattcatatatatatatatatatatagtaaacaaGTGTAGTAAATTCAAACCCAAATTGCTGCCAAACTAATGATGGCATGAAACAAATATGAAATTAGAGATAGATGATAATGACTAAGAGCTCTAGATACAGCAAAATTATCTAATAGGCTCTTATttagattaattataaattatctctataattaattttgtttagtatttcaatatttataatttcaaaaattataaagatatttttatataattaaaaataaaaatattaaaacaatcaaataaatattataaggATGTGAATATAATCTttttaaatataaagatcgaaatactaaacataattaattacaaaatataatctataattaaaatattaccaATATGCATAAACTATCATGAGCATATAAGCATAGGTAAAATGAGACAATTCGTACAAATCGTCAACGGAAAAAGAAATACTATTTTACCATTGACATCATGAATTGAGATCGAAGTCATCTAACAGATACAATGAAATTTCTTTCCCTTCAATCATTCTACAGGAATTTATTTGGTTGATCGAGTGAACTATTCCACACTAAATGGACAGATAAAAACAAATACCTAAAACTCTACACTAAATGGAAGATCAAAACTGTCAAGCAAACAAAAAAATTACCATAGCATctcgattgaaccagtagaaaagGAGCAGAATTTAGCATCCTTAATAGTAATCCACTCGTGAGAGGAAAAACTTGAGATACAGATTCAAATTACTAAGTGAGAAAAGGTGTCTGCATCACATGCGTTGTATATTGGCCTTACTAATCGCTAAAATTAAGACTCGCACGACATCCCTCTGATTTCAAGCTTCTCCGAATCTgccaaaggaaaggaagaagagcatATACCGAGCTCAGTCACCCTTCCGCCGGAAAGAGCAGCCTTCGGTGAGCTTTGCGCGCCCGCCGGTCGGCTGGCACAACACGGTCTGGCAGTTTCCACAAACCACGACAGTCTGGGAGTGGCTAAACACCGTAGTACTGCAACATCAATCCCGGCAACGACATATTCAACAACCAGTCAGATATAGAAACGCATTACGGATACGAGATCAAAGCTGAACGCACGGCAAAACTTACATGTTGAAGCATCCTTGGCACTTGACATCCTTCAATAAAAGGAATTCAAATCAGAAACCCCTATTAGAATCAAGAAATTGAACGAGGTGGGGGAGGAACTGAAGTCCACAAGAAACGAATTAGGGATCACCATGAAGAAGGAGTTGGGAGATTGAACGAGACGCTTGAGCTTGTGCCTCCTTTTCTCGAGCTCCGCGGGGGGGTTGAGGAGGTCGACATCGTTTGGCAAAACCTAATCATGAACGAAGGAACAAACAGATCAACACTGATGCAGGCGTTTAAGCCACTAAAGTAGGCGAAGAACAAAGCAAATCCACCGATTTTCCGGAGATCAGCATCGAGGAGGCGAAGCCGACATCGGCCAACTTACCATCTTGTCGAAGCCttgggcggcggcggcgacgtaaACACCAGGAACCCTAGACGCGACTACGGACTCGGAGCTCGCGAGGACCAAAACGACGGTTCAAAGCGACCTTTTATAGCGACGATGATCAAGCGTCAGCCGTCGGATCGAGGTACGTTTGATCTGAAGCGTCAATTGGGCTTTACTAAGGGAAAGGAGAAGGAAATGGGCCGAGCCCAAATGTGCGGAATGTGGCCCATTGGTCTCTGACACGTGCGACATGGGTCGTTGCACACGCGTGAGGTAAAAGAGCTCGCAAGATTGTAAGCCTACGAGACTTTCGACTATAAGTTTAGAATTAGAACATCTTTAGAGAAGTCGGTTTTCTAATATTCGTTATATAATTATTGATTATAAAAGTTTAAGTATTTTAACAAAAGAATATTTTGTTTAAATGTTCAGTTGACGTATTGGTGTATCCGAATTGATCGAGTCTTGTCTGCGGGATCTCGATTGTCTAAAAATAAGAGGCATGTCCTGGAAATATCATGTCGAAAGAATTattttatccaacaaaacatatttaacattttatccaAGGTGGACACATTAAACATCGGATATTTTTAATATCCATCGTAAAATGCTATTGTGGAGTGGAATTTGGAGCACTGTACATTATTAACCAAATCTAAATCCACATGGAGTAAAATTCCAACCAAATCCAAGTAATCTTTCCACAGTCCATGTCCGATAATTTTGATATCCTCAAAGCTGGCTGGAAAACCAAATACCCTCCtcgttttgatgatgaagctggTGAAGCTGCCATGCATTCCTGGATCTTCCTTGATCTGGTGTTGGTTTCACGCCCAAGCACAAAGTCAAAAGAGCATGAATACCAACAGTTGTTGACTCACCAAATCAAGACTTTATTGCTACTGCGCAAGGGAACTCATGCCCTATGACAACAAATATGCCCTTCAACAATGGGGAAAGGCAAAactgaaccaaagattacataccAAACAAAACATGTGTATCTGATCTCGGTGTTCTTAGATCCACTCACTTCCCACGTATATGTACAGTATAGACCATATTTACAGATTAATAGATTTCCATTGTGCCACTCAGAGTAGGTCGGCCATCTATGTGAGGATATAAATAAACTGGCCTGTCAGCAGTATCTACATTCTACAGATGAGCTTCCTTTGCAAGTTAAAATGATCAGTAGGTGATGGCATAGTCTTGTGTCAAGGTGGGGTAATATAGGTGTCAGGGTCTTGGAAATGGCCTTCCACCAGGATTATGAAGGCCAAGACTGTGATGTGGAGTATTAATCCATGATCCCCTCCTCAATGAGGAGGCACCGACTGCCTCATGACCACCTGAGTTGTGAAGCTGAGTTTGTGCATAGGCACGAGTATCTTCAGCACTGGCCATTTCCACACCATCAAAATTCCTTGTCTGAATATACTGTTCCGAGTTCAGCACTTCCAACGGAGAGCACACTGATCTGTTGGAGAAAACACTGAAGAGGTTTCCATCAGCATTTTTGCCAACAGCAACACTGTGACTACTGCTGGATGTTGCAACTCCAGACCAATTGTGGTAAGCCTCTTGATTCTCATCAGGAAACCAATTGTAACCTATAGAACCACTATTGCCCGAAGAATACATGGCAGAAAAACCATGTTGGTCAGCTGGTGGAAACTGCCTTTTGCTAGCATATCTGCCAGCAGTGTATGCACTTTCGTTCACAGTCTGATGCATGTGAGGTCCTTTCTCCCAAACTTCTCTCTGCTGCTGTATCTGTGCTGGCCCTACGAAAAGGCTAGCAAACTGACCAGAATCTGTAAGACGATCATTGGGCATCAGAAAATGCAATGCAGGTTGCCTCACACTATTCATGTGTTGATGTGTATAAGATGATAGCATTCCTGATCCCTCTGGACATGTGGGAGGTACACCGGTACAATCTTGGTTTGCAGGTGAATAAAAGATTGATTCTCTGATAAAAGCTGATGCAACAGTCTTTCCAGCTTCCAGTTGGGGAACATCTCTCTTCAGATCAATAATGTGAGCCGCATGTTCTTCATTGACTTGTTTATGTCTCACAGGTATCATCTGATCAGCAGACAAGTATCCATGAACTTGTGAAGTGTTGCAGTAATAGTCAGCAAGGCTTCTTGGCTGCCACATACTTTTCACAGATGCAAGAGAACCCTCCAGTTTAATATTTTCACTCTGGCAATATAAAGATTCAGAAAGAGGTAAAACACAATCTTCTTGTTTTAGTGTATCTTCACCTACTGCTTCATCATTGGCAACCATAAAACAAGTCTTCTGATTAGGGTCAATGGAAGGAATATTTTCCAGCTGATGGTCATTAATGGCCTCATATCTGGGGTCAACATCTTCATTTTTTTCACCTTCACCATCTGGAGCATGCTCATGCTCATGAAGATCTCCACTGTATGAAGATTCTTGATTCGAGCTCTCCAAATTTTCTGTCTTCTCATCCTGACCAATTAAGCAATCATATAACAGTTACATGCAACTACAAGTACTTTCTGTTACATGTGCAAGAACATGCACAGGCAGAAAGAAGCATCTGGCTTTAAACTGATGCATACATGTGTCTCAATAATATCTTTATAGCATAAAAACTACATATGGATCATAAAATGACACCCATGAGCAAAATTAAGTCCTCCCCACATCAGCTTCTCTACAAGGTATCAGCTTCTCTACAAGGTCCAGCAAGAGTCTAAAGTCCTACTACTAATAAAAGTGAATTAATGTCTGCATAAATATTTATGTCCTTTCTACTAGCAGAATATAAACCAAACAGTGATGTCCGTTCTACAGCATGGCACACTGTCTTACATACTGCTACATCCAAGTCCATCAGCAGGATGCACCAGTGGACATATTATAGAATGGGCCCCAGCTGACTGCTAAAGAAAATCATATTGTTACGTTACCCAGGAGAGAGAGGTTGCATGTTTGATATCTCAATATGATAATATGATAGGTACAGCTTTAAGAACATTGGGGATTTTGTTACTGTAAGGGGTTAAACTGTAACTGACATTTGATATCCAAAGAAAATGATTTGCTATGAGCTGTATTATCTCagagaaaaaattatttcaaattcTAAAGAAACCTTGGGCATACCTTATGCAGTATCAGCTTCCTCTTCATTGCAAGTTCCTGTTCCAAAAATTTCCAACATTGCTCTCTATGCAACTTCCTTCCCTTGTGTACCCCAAAAGCTGCAGGGAGATCCTTCCTTGCAATTTGCAACCTGTTTGTGCAAGGGTTAGGTTTGGAAATTTCAACTTCTCAGAAAAAAGTTGACTGCTAATTGGTCCAGGTAAAACTAACCATTGTTCATGCaatctcttcttttcttcctcctcatATGTTACATAAGAATGTGCATGAAAGCTATTTATGTCACCAAGCACATGACTAAGAGACTTGGATTGGATACCATCACCAGAATGCTTTAAATTCTTAACCAGCTGGAACTGAGACCTAGTTATCTGAAATATTCAGTGAGAGAAAGTCATCACATAGTGTAGCAATTTTACAAAACTGCTTCACTTACAAATATAAAGAAGGCAATTTCCTTATAGTTCCATATCAAAAACTGTCGTTTGCTACAAATCCTTAATTTTAGTAGAATACAACAAAATATTAACTAACAAAATCATAAGTTGCAAGATAGAAATAGTGTGGATAAGTAATGGCTTCCGAAAACTCTACCCAAGTCAGTGTCAGGCACAAAAGGAGCATTTCCACTTTGTTTTAGATGTAGATCACTTATGAGTAGCCTTTGTGAAGAGGCCTGGTCATGTACATAATCAGACAAATGAACAAATGTTTGTCTCGTTGGAGAGCATTGTCAACAACTTCTTGGCCTATGTGCCCTGTGCACACTTTCTTACATCAACCAATGCCAAAACAACTCACTGAATAACTGCCATTCCACTCTATGGAATTATCCCAATTTTAATAAATAGTTTGTAACACTAAAAGCTATCAAAGTCCATTCTGTGTAGATTGGTAGCTTCAGGTCAACAGAAACTCTGCTTCAGGTAAAAGGGACAACAATTGGAACATCAAGAGATTTGCTCATGCACCACTGATTTCATCTCTACTGAGCTAACACTCGAAAACACAGTTCTGGCAGGAAATGAGATCAAACATAGTCAATTAACTTTCTACTGAACTTCCACTCAATAAGACATTCGAGTTAACATACCTTTATACATGACATAAATTTAATTGCATCACTGTTGTGGACGctgttattatttgacatttcCCCCTTTGAACAATTAGGAACCTTAGCCCTTTCTGCACAAATTGCTAAGTTTTCTTGCTTGTTCTTGGTAAATTCTTCACTGCAAATAGAAAGCCGCTCATCATAAATGTGTAAAAGGATAAGTAATGAAATGCCAAAACAATCTTAACTATACATAGTTTGATACAATCTGAATCACTAATCAACTGGCAAAGgtaagtaaaaaattattttgatacaaTCTGAAACACTAAACCAACATTTCAAATGGTAATTTTCAAGCTTAGAACTTCATTCAATCATCAAACTACCAGATTCAACCTTTAAATTAAACAGTGCAATTTATGAGGCTAAAAGCATAAAACTGCATTCTCAGAATCTCAGCTACACAGATATTGTCAAAACTGCAGGCAAATCCCCTGGTATGTATTCTTAATATTCTTAACGAGAACAGAATATTTTGAAAGTATCAAATTCTAAGTCACTGCTAAGGCAAACAAGTGTTGCACTGAAAATATCTCAGATAAGAACAATTAGCTTATTATTATAACAGGTCTCCAAGAATCAGAATTTTCTTTATTCCCATCAATCATATTCAATAACCAAAATTTTCTCGCAAAGAATGGAAATATATGTACATTTAgagcagtgatttcaataggcgctcgggcgaggcgagtcgaggcccgagcgcctcgcttcacttccaggcggcgcgcttcaaagaggctagCGCCCAAGGCACCGGGCGTcgggcgcttcgagcgagcgcctgggttaaaccaggcgatcgaaccagcgttttaggtctggttcgatctccggtgctttagttggttcgatcgaaccaactaaagcactgatatcagctgctgctgcccaaccctaaccctgctcgcgttCACGCTACCGCTACTGCTGCTCGCTGTCGCCGTTCccactgccgctgctcgccgctcccgctcccgctgtcacCGCtcgtgctcccgctcccgctgtcgttgccactgtcaccgctcgccgctctcgctgctCACTTTACCGTTGTCgctgcaccctcggtcttcccttacactcctcttccttctctttcgaaagtatactgttaacaatatactagtaacagtaatgtatttgtatttattagattaataatatattattttgattttaatattattaaataattatatttattaattatattatatattttaatattttagcgcctcgtttcgtTCGGGTGAGTGCCtatcgctttttaaatcactgatttagAGTGTGTTTTGTTGCTTGTGGTTCCTTTTACCTGCATCCCATGATCAAGCTTGCATCACATATGCACGTGTACTTATTTGTAAATACTAGTATTGTTTCATTGCCTATAAATTCTGGCCACGTTACATTTGCAAATGCAGTATTTACAATTTAAATCCAACTAAACGGTACTAGATTTTCTGAAGATGGTTTTTCAGATTCTGATTACTGGTTGGAATAATAGATTTAGGTGCAGTTACAGGCATCCCAACAAATGTATTTCACCAGCTGCCAATAATAAGATGCCTGCAGCACCAGTTAGAGACAACCAAACATGATGTGATCGAAATGGAAAAAGCAACCCCATTCTCCCTGCAAATTGATGACTTTGGTTATCACATTTCCAGCACTCGAAGAACTATGAACGGAGTAGTTTTCTACAAACTATCTTCTGAAATAAGTCTGAATATCTCCTATACTAAACTCCTGCAACTGGCCACACAAAAAGCCCTATCCAGACCCCCATGGCCACATTTTTCTATTAGAACAGCAAGCTTCTTGGCATATATGAATTGAGCATATAATAATATCCCTACCATCGATGAATGAGACTCCCTGGTATCTTAAATCTGTTCTCACAGATATCAGGTATTTTGTTTATCTTGTTAAGATTGATTACTTACCAAGAGCATCTAAACAGGATGCCCAGAAGCTTGCAAATTTTGTAGATCTAACTGTAACCCCTCTTTCTGAGAGGCAGCTGGTTTTGCAGCTGCTCAGTTTGTATTTTAATACTAATTGAATGAAGTTATTAATTTGtcatttcaaaaattatatatccCTACCATCAGTTACACTCATACTTCAGAGTTCTAAAACCTTAGAACAAAGCTGGAAAGCTAGAAAGTATCATCCTTCCAAGCTGAACCTCAAGTCAAATGCTATTTACAACATCAGACCTCCGATAATTATAACATTAACAACTTGAAACAAGACTATATGCAAAAACTATCATTCAAAGGTAGAGGTGCATTATCATGAATCTTAACAATGACACCATAGAAAGCCTATTGGCTCGTGACCAAAGGCCCACATATAACACGTATAACTACACAACATCAGAACTTTCAATATGACCTAAAAGACAAAACAGCAGGCAGTAATGAAGCACAAATAGAGAAATAACTTGTGATTTCGATCAAGTGGTAGCAGGTACCTCCAAAGATTTTCTGGATCCTTGCAGCTCAACCATCTCTCTCTCCAATTTTTCAAAACCTcaagcatgctgccaacaaaaacTTATCATTCGGCAGTCTGACTACTAAAAAGCAGCAGTAGTTGGAATGTGAAAGAATAACATTTTCAGAGGCTCTTTATGCTGGACATACCCACTATGGTACTTATTTATCTCATGATAATATGCTCTCTTATTGAACTTAAATTGCTTCTCCAGATGTAGAACGTTATCTGGATGAAGATTACCAGCACAAAGTGAAGAAGACCTGCATAAGTGCAACATGTAGATTTCATAAGATCATTATATTGGAATTTTTACTGACACGTAGTGAATATCTCCTGGCTACATGGGGAAAATATGTCAGTGATAGAAGaaatatataacaaaaaaaaaacaggaaCATGTTTCTGTGCACAAACAAAAGAGAATTAAACCAGAACATATTATTCACATCCTACAAGTCCTTGCCCGACATCTCTTGACCTGCTTTCGTTGTCAATTAATATCATTGTCAAGTAGAAACATCTCCCAAACTAGAGCCTTCAAATTCCAGCCTCCATAGAACTGTTAACACGCACATTCCTCTTTCCAAATCTTATTTAAATGTAAATCTTCCCACAATATGCAACTAATACTACTACAAAATGAGTGAGACTGACTTCTGGGTTTGTTTAATGTTCCTTTTTTCATAAAGGTATCAAAATTGTCTTCTCAATCTTCCGCATCAGTGAATTGCAACTGAAAGCAATCTAAGGCTTTCACTCTCTTAAACCCAAAAAGCTTTAGCAATCCGAAGACATATCCTTGCAATGCTATACCTTCATGCCTTGGGGAAAAAGAGACAAATTCATCCACTTATCCAAAAAAGATATCATGTTTCTCAAGGCACACACATAAAGCATTCAATTTAATTTCAACTTAGTACAGTTAACATAATTGTGATCACTCAAAAACTCATCTCACAAACCTTAAGATTTGGATTTCCAGACCATTGGTGTTTCTATTTTAGTTTTTGTTCTAGATGTGTAAGCCATTAAAAAACTTGCTTGGTGATCAGAAGGGACAAAGCACTCAGAGATATAAATGTTATATTGCACTATATATGCAAGCCCTGTACGGCCATTGCATAAAAGAAAACAAAGCACAACCTCCAGCAACAACCTATGTAAATATGTAACTACAATTTAAAACGACACTTGTTCATGGGTCACAAATGTGTAATTCCAACATAACATTCAATTCACATCCTGACTAACTGAGATCATAATAAAATTGTGTGTATCCTTAAGCGTACTTTCTTCCTTCACAGAGACATGCTAGGATGTAAAAGGAAGACATATGGTACTACAacaaaaaaatcatcataaaCTGATAAGCCACGGTGATACAACTTAGCAATATCTGGTGCTCTTTTCATTCTTACAGAACTAGATACCTACATAACAAGCAGAATCTCCACGTGAAAATCAAAGAACATGAATATATgaacatgaagatcaaatgatagaTGTAATATCATTGTTTATATATCATAACCACTGACCACAATTAGAATACATCAGCAAAAAAATTACACCTTTTTGTAATACAAAATTTTTGGCACTGTGCAGTCCTATTTATTTGCTCCAGTTTCACTCTAGTACAATGTCTAAGCTTGTAGATCACCACAAATTATTAACTAAAATTCCAAACAGTAGATACACACATGCACAAGCACATAGACAAAAGATAAATAGATAAACCTAGGCAGCCAAAAGCTGGTTATTCAGCTACATAAAAGATTTATCACATGCCAAGTTTGAATTTTCCCATAAGCAGATAAAGTTAGTCAAACTAGAAATCCAATTTAATAACCATAAAATACTTGAGTTATAGATTGACCCGAACGAACTAAAGATGAATATTGACCGACTACAAAAACTTACCATTTTAAGTAAGGATTTCCAAAATGATGGTTTTCTCCCTTAAGCAATGAATGAACAACATGTTCAGTGTCTGTCTCACTAGGAAGAAACTGTGAGAGAAGCTTTCTCTCTGGTTCTGAAAGACATGTTGCCCAAACCTGACAAGACATTGGAGGAGAACAATTATCAACAGGCATATACAATCAAAATGTCACAATACCTGCTGAATGGACTAGTAAATGGATATATACAATGACAACAACAAGCATACCTCATAAGTAAGCACCTCAGACAAATTGTCCAAGTCAAAAATCTCATAAGGAACAGAGACAACATCAGCTATGCCAGAATGTGATCGAGTAAAGGAATCAACAAAAGCAGCCATATAGTTCCATGTTAATCCAACTTGTGCCTTCTTTGCTACAACTCTCTTTTGACGAACATCCCATTCCAGATCTACTTGGGATCTCAAACATAAATCATATGGGCccagctttcttttcttttttccactGTATTGTTTATGAGAGTTAGAATTTGTTTGCTGCTTCCTTCTTTGACCAGCTGCCATTCTGCAGGTCATCTGCACAAGATCATACGAGTGCCTCTTTCAATTTGAAATTATTCTTGAGCACCAGTCAAATCTATTTTCTCAATCCATGTGGATAAGTACCTTGATTAGAAAGCATGGGAAAATAATTTCATGGTTGCTTGAATCATTAAAAACAAACAAGATCTTGCAATTATCAATAAAAAGACTCACCTACTTATTCAAAGCAATCATGACTGGAATTGTGACATTCACTCCTGCTTGTCAAGAACAAGAGAAAGTAAATGAAGACTCCATAGATTTTCATAACAGATATTAGTTTGATTTATGTCTATAAGCCTTCATGCAAAACCATTTTTCACTCATTTCCATGGTTATTCCCTCCTACAAGGTTAGCACAATTAGCAGCAAATTAAACAAGAATTCCATCCAACCATAACAAGAGGGGGAACATGACTAATTGTTTTCAATTAACATAGCAACTAATGATGATTGGTCTCTATTTCAAATTACCATCGATTGAGCGTTAAATGGAAATCATATAAGACCTAGAGAAGAGAATATGTGTTGAAACTTAGGACTGTCTCTTGAAAAGGAGGGGGGGAAGTGAAGCATCACAAAGAAGCTAGGATAGCACTTCTTTTATTGAAGTGACGGCCCAccaaatcattaaaaaaattgcAGCCACAAAGAAGTGATCACATTTCCTGGCCAGCTACAACTAAAAGGACCAATATGGAGAGAGTAATCAGAAAGCACAGTATCTCCTGccagtatatatatatgattctcAGTATCTACCTTTTCTTTTTAGCATATATGTACCATAGGATGTGGTTCTCTTGAACTaattatcaaataaaaaattcAGCACCCTCCATCTTTCAATTGGTAGGTATTTCAAGTTAAAGATCCAAAGTTGACGTTATACACAGTATGCCAACCTAGGCGCGGCCACACCATGAAAGCACATTGTCGAAACAATCAATAGATATCGAGTCCAAGCTTTAGAAATCAATTATAGCATCCTTTCTTCGTGATATATCGCAAGAAAAGATCGAGCTTTCTATTCCAGCAACTAGCAGTCACCACCAGAGCCGCTGACCTTCCATTACTCGGTTAATAATCATCAAAGTTTTTTCTTGTCTTGTTGACCCAACTAAACCTACAACTAACCACCACGCCAAGACACGAAAGCCAGATCAAAACAACAGACCGAAGTGCTAATTTCGACAAACAAGAAACAAACCAAAGCCACGGGTGAGACCAATACCAAGAAGCGGTACGGAAGGGCGGATTCCAAGAACAAAGACACCCAAGAAAGCAAAGAATAAAGCCCTAGGATCGGTCAGAAGAGAGGGAGAGGCGGAGGCGAACAAGAATCGAGAGGTACCGATCCGCATCGCCGAGGGGTAGAACCGCCGATAGGGTTTGCTCGAGAGGGAATTAGGGAGGTGGGAAGGGGGCATTTATAGAGGGCGAAGGAGGAAGGCGATGGTCACCGTGGTTTCTCGGGCCTCGGAGGCGTTGGTTCGTAAAGCCCGGGTGCGGGGCCCGACGGGGCAGTGGGACCATGTCGCGGGGCCCACCGCTCTCGCGCGCTCACACCTGTGGACAAAGGAAATTACGCGGGCGTCGAATCCTCCGTCCGCGCCTCGGCGCAAAGCGATCTCGTCCGTTCGTCATGGGCGGCGCGAGTCGGGGGCCACAGGTGACCGCATGCGGGTCTATGCGCAACGCAGTGGGGATTACGAGGCGAGGATTGGGGTTGTTATCGTACGGACGATGAGTTGGAATCTGATGACGACCGCGCATGATTCGGGTGGATCTGAGCCGTCCGATCGGATCGTTGAtggtgttattattattattgttacttGTCCGTACTGTGTCTCAGGTTGGGGTTGTAGCTTGCGCTTCtcaattatttattataatatttgtgCGGATATGGGATGAGTATTATTCATTAAATAAAACCTCACATGTGGATCTTAGTCAGCcaaatatcaataaataaaataataagatttATCACGTCAATAtgaaatcaaaataataaatacttttaaaaaaaataaatcttcatattaggataattttatataaatttttttttaatagtattttttatttatagtacGTAGAACATTctttatttactaaaaagatatTATCCTTAACATTTGTTGTATTGGTCACAGTTTTATTGTCTCCTCCCTTCATCATTGCTCGTCGCTTCCACCTATTGTGATAGTCCCACAAAATTATGTTGCA comes from Musa acuminata AAA Group cultivar baxijiao chromosome BXJ3-3, Cavendish_Baxijiao_AAA, whole genome shotgun sequence and encodes:
- the LOC135632697 gene encoding uncharacterized protein LOC135632697, with translation MTCRMAAGQRRKQQTNSNSHKQYSGKKKRKLGPYDLCLRSQVDLEWDVRQKRVVAKKAQVGLTWNYMAAFVDSFTRSHSGIADVVSVPYEIFDLDNLSEVLTYEVWATCLSEPERKLLSQFLPSETDTEHVVHSLLKGENHHFGNPYLKWSSSLCAGNLHPDNVLHLEKQFKFNKRAYYHEINKYHSGMLEVLKNWRERWLSCKDPENLWSEEFTKNKQENLAICAERAKVPNCSKGEMSNNNSVHNSDAIKFMSCIKITRSQFQLVKNLKHSGDGIQSKSLSHVLGDINSFHAHSYVTYEEEEKKRLHEQWLQIARKDLPAAFGVHKGRKLHREQCWKFLEQELAMKRKLILHKDEKTENLESSNQESSYSGDLHEHEHAPDGEGEKNEDVDPRYEAINDHQLENIPSIDPNQKTCFMVANDEAVGEDTLKQEDCVLPLSESLYCQSENIKLEGSLASVKSMWQPRSLADYYCNTSQVHGYLSADQMIPVRHKQVNEEHAAHIIDLKRDVPQLEAGKTVASAFIRESIFYSPANQDCTGVPPTCPEGSGMLSSYTHQHMNSVRQPALHFLMPNDRLTDSGQFASLFVGPAQIQQQREVWEKGPHMHQTVNESAYTAGRYASKRQFPPADQHGFSAMYSSGNSGSIGYNWFPDENQEAYHNWSGVATSSSSHSVAVGKNADGNLFSVFSNRSVCSPLEVLNSEQYIQTRNFDGVEMASAEDTRAYAQTQLHNSGGHEAVGASSLRRGSWINTPHHSLGLHNPGGRPFPRP
- the LOC135634371 gene encoding small ribosomal subunit protein eS27y-like — its product is MVLPNDVDLLNPPAELEKRRHKLKRLVQSPNSFFMDVKCQGCFNITTVFSHSQTVVVCGNCQTVLCQPTGGRAKLTEGCSFRRKGD